TTTGATTTCTTCACCAttgtttcctttaatttctcTAGGTGGTTCCTGGGATACACCTGCTGTGATGCATGTGGAAGATTGTTTTTGAAAGGGAACTACTGTCCTGTTTGTTTAAAGGtattgtttatttatattttgatctGGATCTTATAACCGGCCATTAGTTGATCCTAAGTCATGAAATGTAAATACAGTCAATTCTGTGATATTATGTTGTTTTGTCGATATGGTTGCTGTTTCTAGTAATTATGAACATGATTACTATCGTAAGACATTAAGTCATAATTGATATCATTATGGTAAGTTCTAGGAAAATCTAATGAGACTTTTTGTGATTGTTTGTCTAATTTTGGAAGGAAGTTATATCCAGAATTTTTACTGTATTTAGGTGATTACATATTTAGAATTTTGAACTACCTTGGTATTTGGAGAATGCACTTACATATTGATAGTTTCTCATGTTAATTTACTCTCGAAAATAGGGTTATTCCAGAGTGTGATTTTGAAGAAAATTCAAAGTTGAGTAGATCTTGTGATCTTTGTATGTTTTGTAGGTTTATAGAGAATCGGAATCAACTCCAATGGTATGCTGTGACATTTGTCAACACTGGGTACATTGCCAGTGTGATAATATTAGGTTAGTATCAATAAAAATTTTTGGTAAAGATAACCTTACTTGTATTATGGTCTTCTTTTCCTTTGAAATTGTATGTATTTGTTTAGTTATATTTTGATAAATTGGTTATTTGGTTTTATCTTCCTAGTTTTATATCCCCCAATGCGAATAGTGCATTTAGATTTTAATAATGTGATTGAATAGCTACTTACTGTTATAGTATTCAGCAAAATTGATATTAGCACTTTCCATTAAAAAGAAGCTCTAAGTGATTGCAGAAGAGACCAGGGAGAGGGCTGTGGGTTGGCGGAAGTGGCTTCTTTTTGTGAAAAAGCTGCTTGTTCTAATTTGTTTTTTCATAAGAGAGAATAAGATAGCAAGGAAAATATTATGTGCAGGAATAAAGTGGATTACCTGCAGCAGAACTAGTTTTACAGTGCGTTTGGTGTGGTTTTCTCCCCTTGTTTTATTGTTGgttattttgtttgtttgttttgtggTGCCCAAACCCCCCTCCCCAGTGGCAGGTAAGCTTAACAATAGTTTAGTAACAAATGGAATGTAagggttttcttttgttttctttttttttttttggttaggtTATTTGGGGGGAAGGGGTGATGTCAAAGAGAAGTTCTCTGTTTGGAAGTATAATAATATTTAGGAAGGGAATGTAAATTAGGGGAATGGTTTTCCATCTTTCCCTAAACTTGGTGATGTGCTATCAAATGAATTCTAGGGAGCTCTGATAGCAGTTACGGTAACTGCTTCAGACTATACCAGATAGTGTATATTACTGCCTTGAATGCTACAAAGGATAgggattttttatattatttgagaAATTTGTTGTTTTCCTAGACTCAACTACTAATATCTTCAATTATACCTCCTCTCTTCTTTTACATTTACTAACTTAATATTAATCCCCTATTTCATACCTAAAGGCTAAAGCCAAGTAGCTAGAGGCCCAGTTCCTATCGCTTTATCAAATACTTTTTACCCGTTTGGATCTATTTTGTTAATAAAGATCATCCAGGATGTGCTTTCGCTATAAATAAAGATGCAATGTTTCTTTTCTGCTTGTTAGCGGATTTAGCTAGTTAGTTCACCTTGGAAGACATGTTTTGCAGTGACGAAAAATATCAACAATTTCAAGTGGATGGAAATCTTCAGTATCAATGTCCTACGTGCCGTGGGGAATGTTATCAGGTATGCAGtgtatattaatatttatgtgtTTCATGTGTTGTTTGATCTATGTAATTGACTCCATCTAGTGGAAAATGACTTGATTAGTTGTTTATTCTTTTTATTCATACATATGTCCATATATTATTGTGGCTCAGCCTCCATGGAAAGAACTCCTTGGAATGAAGCAACAGCATCGACTAATCAGTTTCTCAGTTGATAGGATCTAATATATTGAATCCCCAAAGTGGTCTGATATTCACGCGATGCACAGATTTGGTCTCTAAGGTTCCAATTGCACTAATATTGTCCCCGAGATTGATCTCTAGGCACCATAGTGGTCCCTCAACCCCTCTCTGGCAGCGACTCAGCAAATGGAATGAACTGACACTCACCATAGTGGTCACTGGTGAAATGACGTTGTTTGCTTTTGGCGCCCAATGAAAGTAGATGCGATGTCATTTTGATATATGTTGGCATCTATAATGGTTTTCGCATATATCAAAACGATGTCGCATATGCTTTCATTGGGTGCCAAAAGCAAAAGACATCGTTCCACCAGTGTCCAAGGTGGCATTGGATTGCTTCACCTAACTCCACTTGCTGAGTCACTGCCAGAAAGGGGTCGAGGGACCAAGTTGGTGCATGGTGTGGATCTTAGGGACCACTTTGGGGATTTAGTCGGGTCTAATACCTAACCTGGATGACAATATTGCTTTAAAACTCTTTAGATTGAGCATGTTTGGTCATTATTCCATTATTTATATATCCAATTATTATACACCAGATCAAGAATCATAAAGATGCTGTTCAAGAGCTTTGGAGGAGAAGAGATGTAGCCGACCGAAATTTAATTGCCAGCTTAAGGGCTGCAGCTGGTTTACCAACTCAAGAAGAAATCTTTTGTATTTCACCATATTCAGATGATGAAGATAGCGGGCTTCTAAAGTTAAAGAGTGAATCTGGACATTCCCTGAAATTCTATATGAAGAACTTGTCTGGTGACTCAACAAAGAAGATGAAAGATTATGGAAAGAAACATTCAAGCGGAAAGAATGCTAGGAAAAAGGACCTAGAGACATTTATTGATAAAATTGATGCACAATGTAATCTTGAGGGACACAGTGGATTGAAATCTTTGCATGGGTTTGATGATGATATCCAATCCCATGAAAATGAAGTTCCCAATGTTTATTCATCACCTGCTGCTGGAAGCATGAGTCAAACTGAAGGATCTTGCCCTGTTAATCAGCCAGTGATTTTGAGACACAAATCTGTAGATGAAGCGAGCATTTATGATGAAGAGAGGAGACCTAGAGTTGTTCGAATTAAAAGCAGCAAGGCACACACTCTTGATAGTGCAGGGGAGAGTGGAAAGCCTGCTGATATGACCCAGAATGTGAAAGGGAAGAAGTTGGTTATAAATTTGGGGGCACGTAAGATTAATGTTTCTTGTTCTCCACAGTCTAATTCATCAAGCTGCCCAAGAGATCAAGCTGTGATTGCCCATCATGGTATGCATCTCTTCtcaattatttttcttcatttattttattttatttttttggagtgACTTCGAGTACGAGGATTTTAGGATCTTATTGCGTGAAAGTCGGCTGCTGCTCAATCTTTAACCAACATGGCCCTTCCACAAAATCTATCAAAATTTACTGAATTACAGCAATGTGTGCGTGCAATATGCATGCGCTCGCTGCACATACATTTGAGTGATATGATAACCcctgtttctgtttctgttctcTTTTAAGTTGTGACTTTTTATTGTTTGGATTCTCTTTCTGCGAGGTTTGCGCACGTGTGTCTGAACACACAGACATGCATATATTAACACAGTTTGGACTTTTACTTCTAAAATGTCTAATGCGGCAAGAATTGGTTTATGTCACTTGCAGGAAACAGAATTGACTCTAGTCAATCACAAGTTATGAAGGGTTCTGTAAGAGAAGGAAATGTAATCAAATTGGGAAAATTTAAGCCAGAAATTTCTGAACTGAATTCAACCTCTGTTAGGGGTAGTGGTAGTCTGTCTGACGGATGTGAAGCTGTTCCTTCACAGCAACCTCACATCATGCTCGGTAAAGATAGTACTGATGGAATTGATCAAGTTGGAGCCGTAGAAGATATGCCTCAAAGAGGTGAAAGAATGTTGATGGGAAAGTTTCCTGAAGGCAGGTCTCATGCAGATAAAAATATTAATCAGATGCCTTCACATTCTTCGACGAAAGATCCTAGAACTTCACTAAGATTTAAACTCAAGAAACCAAGCTTTGAAAACGGAAAAATTCCTCATCAGGACAAATCTTCAATCAAGGGACAGAGGTCTAAAAGGAAGAGGCCGCCACCTTATATTGAAAAAACATCATTTAATGAGGATGATGTAACACAATTGCATCAGGACAATCTAATGGATGAGATTATGGATGCCAACTGGATATTGACGAAATTGGGTAAAGATGCAATTGGAAAGAGAGTTGAAGTTCATCAGGCCCCTGACAATTCTTGGTTAGCTTATTTTATTGCTCTTTTTTAAACACCTGACAGTAATAGCATGCACTAGTGATGCTGGCAATGTGTCAGTCATGTTTTGTTAATTTAGTATTATATGAATCTTGCTATATATTTCTCTATGCTTCTTGCCTCAACTCTTCTTGAACACATGCACACTTTATTAGATATGTTACCTTTTAAAACCTTCTAAAATGCAGGCACAAGGGAGTGATTACTGACATAATTGACGGCTCTTCAAATTTATATGTCACTATAGATGATGGAAGGGTGAAAATCTTGGAACTTGGGAAACAAGGGATCCGTTTGGTTCCTCAGGAACAGAAGAGACCAAAAACATGAATGAAATGTCCACTCTTGGTAGTTAGGTCATGTGGAGACTTTATATTCATTGAGTTGCAGCGAATTTAATGTTCGAAGCCTCCAGTTAGTGTGGGTTTATACCGATGTCGCTCCCACTGGTGGTCCGTTATTTCTGCGCAAAGCATTGTTGGAGCTATCTCACTTTTGTTTAAGAATGTAACCTTGTCTTACCTTTCATTCCTTTCCTCACTGCGAGTTCATCAGGCATAGTTTTTGTTCTTTTCTGCATGTGTCTAGCTTTCATAGATTAGCTTCTACCTGTGGTTTAGAATAGGGGGAGAAAGTGCAAGTATTAGATGTAAGACCATTGTTACTTGTTCTGAACTAGCCTTAATGGAATGAGATATTTGTCTCGATTGTAGATCCTAGGGCATTGGCTTAAGTTCATAAAATGCTTGTAACGATCATGCATCGATAAAGCATCTGTAGTTACTAGATAAAGGTTGATTAGGTCTTGGTTATGCTGCTCTGTTTAAAGCTAGATCTTATTTTTCCGTTTGTTTTCTTAACTTTTGGCATCCATTTTGTTGAACCTATATTGCAATCTAAATACCAAAATGCACTATCATCGAATTATAGTGCTACATTAtgttactatttttcttttatttaaattttggtaCAATCGTTTTGTAGCTCATCCTTTGTATATGTATGATTGCGCATTAGAAATTCAGGTTTTATAGTGGAGgggaaaaaaaatataatccCCCATAGAGTTCACTATTTCGCTTTGACTTGTATAGAATCCGTATATAGTTTAAAGTGTAATATCTTCTGCATAAAAGCATGAAGATTATGCATTCTCAGAACTTTTAATGTATAGTTAACTGGCAAACTTGTTCCTGGAAATCATCACCCATGTATATATAATTGTTAGAGATAGATCTCATATTGCATCAACCTATCAGCTTTTTGGGGCTAAGGCTAATTCTATGATGAAAAGACTTGTGTGGAGAAAATAAAGGAGTCAGGaatgtataatttatattaaaaaaattaataaaaataaaatggaacATTTATCTAGCTAGAATGCTAGATATTGAATTATCTATTAAAGAGAATTTTcattcttttcatattttttttctacCCGCCATAAGATGCACcgtatatccattggttggatttTCGATACTAGTGAAAAAACTGAAATGGCAAAGATGTGCTCCGGAACTAAGGGTTGAATCAAAGCTTTGAGAAAATTTTGAAGTGTCTGAGACTTTAAAAGGTTTTTCAAATTGATCATCTAAGAGaacttcaatattttattatataaagtaaTTTACAATTATAATTGAATATGAGTCATGTTTGTAAAATTTGAATACTAAATAGAGACAATTGAAATTTTAGAGACTTTAAAGTTCGCATGCAAGTTTAGAAATCAAATTGGGTAttattttaattagatttattttaGGTTGGATTTGTCCGTTGGTCTTTATGAGCCAAATAAAGCATTACTTTTGACGTGTATTTGGCCATAAAggtaaatatttattcaaattatgATTCAGATCTAGGTGGTTAGtgaatttgattaaaattatGTTTAGAATTCACTAAGAATTTATTACACATTCAGTtataattgtaaatattttatataataaatattgaagTTCTCTTAGAGGATCAatatgtagttttttttttttatattataagcaTGATCAATATGTAGTCAACACTTGTACAAGGGGTAaagattatttaatatttatatatgaatgCTCTGTCAATCAATGTGTAAGGGTGTATTTGGAAAACTCGTTGGAAGAGAAGAAGCACGTTTGGCAAACTTTTTTCCAtaaacgcagaagtgattttgctATCAAAACCAACATTTACAAGAAGCAACTATTTTTAACTTCTGCGTTTTCCTAACGAGTTTTTAGACATGGATACTAAccatatatttatcttttaccaattttatccttcatgtatgttattatattatttataaaattcttgttatttctatttatatgaactctatttttttattttttatttttttcaactgtttgtttgatattatatacttttataattgtgatttttgtgtattatgtttattattatctttttataatatgatttattgattctattaggtaaagtaaattaaacaaaaatttaactgtaaataataataatagcaaaaAATGATAGCATActaaaaaaagagtactaaaaatactaaaaatatactatataaaaagatCATCAAGAATTTTCAGATTTGTTTCAATTACtataaagtaaatatttaattttttattatttttagtactctctttataattgtaattctcatatactatgttttagtgtaattttttataatatagattatgcttccattaaaaaaataaattaaataaaaaattaatcatagataataataaaatcataaacgttggattccaaagtaatattaagaataaaattattgagagtactagaataagagtacgatgtaaaaaaaatactaaagtacATTCTTAGTTAATACTttaaaaaatgtaacatattttattaaatattcttttatacatgtatctaaaatttatattgttttatttttatttaaaaatatattttatctatttttatatgttatttttattttagtaagtaaatattaattttattataaaattaactaataagatctatttaaatatctaaattaaaatgataggataatataaaaaattatttaagttgaggtctattttagtaattttttttatctaaaaatgattttaaataatataagccaaacaacatttattttactataatcaattttgatacaaaaattaccaaacataaattactttaacacaaacttattttttatcaaaatcaaatttgtaaaattaattttatacaaactttCATTTATAAGATGTAATCCAAACACACGCTAAATAATGTGGGTATAAATTACAATAGTTCATGTGTGAATACGTGTTTACTAATAGAATGTGAAGAGTTTGATGTCATTCATCCGTTGGTGAATGCTGTTGGTCTTCTAAAATTTCTATAAATACCATTCATCCGTTGGTGAATGCTATGGTGTGGCTGATGCTTGAATGAATTAGCATTCTCATTCAGAACATCATAGCTTGATAAAGAAAATAAACCAATAGGATTTATGTATAATTACACGTGTTTCATtcattttttctaataaaataatcgattaggtaaactttttataatagaataatcaaataattcatagtgaaataataaaaaatatggcagcataataataaaaattattatgaacAGAATAAATCAGCAAAATAATAAGCATTATTGGCATTTACCATCTAAACCGTTTTCATTAATGgacttttctttataaaaaaatatcaccTAGCCCAGATTCTGGCCCATTTCAAGACCCAAATCATGCTAGcgaccaaaaaaaaaatgatgcctatTTAAATTCCTCTCCCCATTCCCAAAACCACAATTAGGGTTTTGATCTCACTTTCTCCCTTCCACTTCCACCCCTCGGCAGCTGCCGCCACCTTGTCTTCTCTCTTTCCCTCTTCAGTTCCTGTCGAGCAAAAGCATTCATGTCTTCATTCCAGTGGATCAACTCAATGTATATTGCAGTTGCCATTGTGAATGATTTTACTCTATCCAGATATAGTCAGGTTCTACCATGATTTCCAGTTCTGGTATGGACCGTTACATATCTGGAAAATCATATAGAGAGAAGTGAATCTGATGAGATGGGTTTTCCATTTCGTCTTTTATGCTTCTCTTGAAAGGTGTCCATCGTTGCCCAGTAATATAACTCGTTATTATTTGAGCTACATCTGGACACTACATTCATCAACACAAATAATATACAGTCTTGTACATTTTGTGGATTTGCTTTTTTATTAATCTGTTTAACGTTTTTCAGAATTCTGGTTCATTTTTAAGTATATATTCATTAATAGTTGCTTTATGCCAGAACTTATTTGCTCGTGAAGCTCTATTATTCAACCAGTTTCAGAGCGCTAGATGATCATATTTGAATATGAAACACAACCTTGAACCGAACCgagttttttttctaataaaatataTAGACATTTGAAATAAACAGGATTCGGAAGTGGAAGGCTGGTTCAATTGGCATTGGTTCTGGTCCTTGCCAAAGTGCATCTTGGTttcaagttttttattttatttatttatttttagcatGGACTGCATCGAAGGTGTTGTCAAGTTAAAATCCACAAACGGCAAAGTGCCTAAATTATTAGCTAGTTGGTTTATGTGACataattaataatcaataattaattgggtaaattattaaatttgtctttagaatttttaaaattaattgtcttaatttttaattattttttaataaatttcgaTGTTGTtagcaaaaaaagaagaagattaaaatgactaatttataaaataaatttgatttttttaaaaactaattagtttaatttgaaaaaggaGTAATTTCTTTTGTCAAGagaataaagtgtaattttttatttttaatataagtgaGACTAAaaataaatgagagagagaaagcaATAAAGGATGAGATTTTTTATTAGATACCTACTCCTAATTTCTTTTAGACTAATTTGatgatttatttataattaattattaataatataaatataataaaataaatattattactcTTGCTTTTcgtaatatcatttttttaacaaatttcatGCAAACACAATGCAAAAAATCTGTGGTGTGTCATAAAAAATGGGACCGGAGTGATACTATTTTTAgtacatttaatttatttaaagttCAACTAAAGAGTTAATTTATTTTGGCTAGTATGgtctaattttctgcaaatctaaatttaaattttatattttaaattttagttttaaatttaaaaaaaaataaaaagtttttttataataaatgaaaaaaaaattgtcaatTGTTGGATTTAAAAATACAATCTTAGAAAAGAGAAATTCGACATTTGACAATTATATGAAAAAAGCCTTTTATTAAAAGTTGTTCAtattataattcaaaaataaaaattatggtccAAATAAACCCAATTTTGTAAAGGATCCAAAATAACCTAACAAATTCGACCCAAAAAATAAAAGTCATGGTCCAAATAAACACAATTTCATAAAGGATCCAAAAACACCTAATAGATTCGCCTAGAACATGTTATTCATACGGACTATTTGAAACTGGAACTTTttaatttgtgatttttgaaactgGTTCTTAGCATTCATCAAGCAACCGAGACAATTCTTCATCTTTCTAATTCCTACATATTGGGTGTGCAAGTCTGAACCGTTCTAAAGTATCTCTATCCATTGCAGAAACATCACCTAGCACAGTACTATCTACTCAGTCCAACCCCTCAGGAATATTAGGAGGCATATGTTAACTACGGAATGAGACATATAGAATGAAATACTTACAAAAGAGAAATAACTAAACACATGTAAAAGGAGAAAGAAGTCGGTCACATCACATACAAGTTGGAATGTCTTCAATAATTGACAATAAGCAATCTTGGCACTCTTGGTGATGGCAGGGGATTTATGAATAGTCAAATTCGTATAATCGGAGACCTTAACACCACTACTAATAGGCAAGGAGGCCCCTAAAAGCCATGCACAataacaacaaattcaacaaagtGCATtatccaaaatttgatttcaacaaCCCAAAATTTTGTTAGCAACTATTCTATCAACATTTTCTATGACCTATTTGACTAGCATCTCCAAAGCAAACTTGaaggaaaataaacaaaactCATATAGAATACctggaacaaaaaaaaaaagacatgcatcaagaaaataaaaggaaagggCACCAACCTTAAAGAAGTAAGAATGCAAAGTGcatatcttaaaatttttaatgcaccatcaaaaacaagaaaaagagtaAACTTGGAAATGAGATTTTGGGAAGAAGATGAAGTGACGTTATAGAAGAAGATATGTAGATAAACGAAACGa
This region of Arachis hypogaea cultivar Tifrunner chromosome 8, arahy.Tifrunner.gnm2.J5K5, whole genome shotgun sequence genomic DNA includes:
- the LOC112707510 gene encoding uncharacterized protein, whose amino-acid sequence is MAFHVACPITCRRICTCPLGFLRGPKNEQQDDVVSRLQDFLRDPAGIAGLDGGGLTVQVAVPKVVPQPQPPPPRQVLPSAVDEADEAASVQAKRAALQRKGAAAMVAAEEYARRFESGDVTDTSGNHTGEEQGQSNVFCRMCNRVENNGSERAKKMLSCKSCGKKYHRNCLRSWAQNRDLFHWSSWTCRSCRICEACRRTGDPSKFMFCKRCDGAYHCYCLQPPHKNVSTGPYLCPKHTRCHSCGSNVPGNGPSLRWFLGYTCCDACGRLFLKGNYCPVCLKVYRESESTPMVCCDICQHWVHCQCDNISDEKYQQFQVDGNLQYQCPTCRGECYQIKNHKDAVQELWRRRDVADRNLIASLRAAAGLPTQEEIFCISPYSDDEDSGLLKLKSESGHSLKFYMKNLSGDSTKKMKDYGKKHSSGKNARKKDLETFIDKIDAQCNLEGHSGLKSLHGFDDDIQSHENEVPNVYSSPAAGSMSQTEGSCPVNQPVILRHKSVDEASIYDEERRPRVVRIKSSKAHTLDSAGESGKPADMTQNVKGKKLVINLGARKINVSCSPQSNSSSCPRDQAVIAHHGNRIDSSQSQVMKGSVREGNVIKLGKFKPEISELNSTSVRGSGSLSDGCEAVPSQQPHIMLGKDSTDGIDQVGAVEDMPQRGERMLMGKFPEGRSHADKNINQMPSHSSTKDPRTSLRFKLKKPSFENGKIPHQDKSSIKGQRSKRKRPPPYIEKTSFNEDDVTQLHQDNLMDEIMDANWILTKLGKDAIGKRVEVHQAPDNSWHKGVITDIIDGSSNLYVTIDDGRVKILELGKQGIRLVPQEQKRPKT